The following proteins are co-located in the Rippkaea orientalis PCC 8801 genome:
- a CDS encoding metal ABC transporter solute-binding protein, Zn/Mn family — translation MKAYVPAIFITLFLQLGTITGCSSPSNQETQAKEVLDITVSILPQEYFVEKIGGDRVKVNVMVDPGADEHTYEPKPQQLQAVSQAKAYITIGGAFEEAWLDKIRGINSQLMIIDSGKGVERLPMIDHEHDHEHENHEKTEDKHGDETLDPHIWLSPRLAKIQAKNIYEGLMKLDPTHQQEYQANLEKFLTEIDQLDAKIKQNLANVKNRKFIVFHPAWEYFAKEYNLKQIPIEIGGQEPSAAELAKLIEEAKKEKIKVIFAQPELNNNSAKTIAKEIGGEVLLITPLAPNWSENLLTISETFSKVLDKKY, via the coding sequence ATGAAGGCTTATGTTCCCGCTATTTTTATCACCCTATTCTTACAGTTGGGGACAATAACAGGTTGTAGCAGTCCTTCCAATCAAGAAACTCAGGCTAAAGAGGTTTTAGACATTACAGTGAGTATCCTTCCCCAGGAGTATTTTGTCGAGAAAATTGGGGGCGATCGCGTCAAGGTTAATGTTATGGTCGATCCTGGGGCTGATGAACACACTTATGAGCCCAAACCCCAGCAATTACAAGCGGTTAGTCAAGCTAAAGCCTATATTACCATTGGGGGAGCATTTGAAGAAGCTTGGCTAGATAAAATTCGGGGGATCAATTCCCAATTAATGATTATTGACTCAGGAAAAGGGGTAGAACGTCTTCCCATGATAGACCATGAGCATGATCATGAACACGAAAACCATGAAAAAACAGAAGATAAACACGGTGACGAGACGTTAGATCCCCATATTTGGCTATCGCCCAGATTAGCAAAAATTCAAGCAAAAAACATCTATGAAGGATTGATGAAACTTGACCCAACTCATCAACAAGAATACCAAGCAAACCTGGAAAAATTCCTAACAGAAATCGATCAACTTGATGCCAAAATCAAACAAAATCTAGCTAACGTTAAAAACAGAAAATTCATTGTTTTTCATCCCGCTTGGGAATACTTTGCCAAAGAATATAACTTGAAGCAGATACCCATAGAAATTGGCGGACAAGAACCCAGTGCAGCAGAATTAGCAAAACTGATTGAAGAAGCGAAAAAAGAAAAAATAAAAGTCATTTTTGCTCAGCCTGAGTTAAATAATAATTCAGCTAAAACCATTGCTAAAGAAATTGGAGGAGAAGTCCTATTAATCACTCCATTAGCTCCTAATTGGTCAGAGAATTTACTAACAATTTCCGAGACTTTTTCCAAGGTTTTAGATAAAAAATATTGA
- a CDS encoding metal ABC transporter permease — protein MIETIFSSLQFEFMRNALLAGILVSIACGIVGTLVVINRIVFISGGIAHAAYGGIGLGYFYRFNPVLGAILFALIAALGMGWVARKTQQRADTIIGVMWAVGMAIGIIFVDLTPGYKADLMSYLFGSILTVSQENLLIMSALDVMIIISVFLFYKELLAISFDPIFAFTRNVPVDSLYLMLVTMIGLTVVMVMQVVGLIMVIALLTIPAAIAGQFWQDLKQIMIVAMILGGIFTTLGLGLSYAFNLTSGATVILISGAGYLLSLMIKKLGVN, from the coding sequence ATGATTGAAACGATTTTTAGCTCATTACAGTTTGAATTTATGCGAAATGCCCTATTAGCAGGGATATTAGTCAGTATTGCTTGCGGAATTGTAGGGACATTGGTGGTTATTAACCGAATCGTTTTTATTAGTGGTGGTATTGCCCACGCTGCCTATGGAGGGATTGGGTTAGGCTATTTTTATCGTTTTAACCCTGTTTTAGGGGCGATTCTTTTTGCTTTAATTGCTGCTTTGGGAATGGGATGGGTGGCTCGTAAAACGCAACAACGGGCTGATACTATTATTGGGGTAATGTGGGCAGTAGGAATGGCAATCGGGATTATTTTTGTTGATTTAACTCCGGGTTATAAAGCGGATTTAATGAGTTATTTATTTGGTAGTATTTTAACCGTTTCTCAGGAAAATCTGTTGATTATGTCAGCCTTAGATGTCATGATTATTATCAGTGTTTTCCTATTTTATAAAGAATTATTAGCCATTTCTTTTGATCCCATTTTTGCCTTTACCCGTAATGTTCCAGTTGATTCTCTTTACCTCATGTTAGTCACCATGATTGGTTTAACTGTGGTTATGGTGATGCAAGTTGTAGGATTAATTATGGTGATTGCTTTGTTAACCATTCCAGCCGCTATTGCCGGACAATTTTGGCAAGATCTCAAACAAATTATGATTGTGGCTATGATTTTGGGAGGAATTTTTACAACGCTAGGACTAGGGTTATCCTATGCTTTTAATCTAACATCGGGAGCGACGGTTATTTTAATTTCTGGTGCAGGATATTTATTAAGTTTAATGATTAAAAAATTAGGGGTAAACTAA
- a CDS encoding FAD-dependent oxidoreductase translates to MPQIQASEIEYVDAIIIGGGIAGVAIAEFLARHTNLSIKVLEKSPQLGNLASGKLEGWFHTGALYSGQDDAQTFINCVNGVEDLINLYSPYFSEKCNINLAETSEGFFTPQITPQPQGWFNDQPVYIIHPQTDAPEIQSSHLKSDSIQLNIQRNRVLGRLEAAYGKQHNWRVNHRCIAPTYAQVENYEGLTCSLKNSTELVQNLCRNFDASYGIEATNYDIIQTLDSSMNTSAILRDLVASALSQGVMFETGVTIDKLLIDRYGPIRIKSLLCHSNRGLAKRLKAKLFIFAVGQGFEPFLSDLQVRARLKKSRSAMVVAYPALVDINFVRMSTKNRFHFNHFIQRRERGDTQFIYSMLADSGYARDGAEEEVDIEPILESAERYFGQDKLYSRQLFSYECVKTEFISEEEQKRRYSYWIESSPQSNYLCVLPGKFSFFPTVAFQAYQRIKTLINVDECSPPETFKSNPTIEHQATALVADSYPLQIFSESFY, encoded by the coding sequence ATGCCCCAGATTCAAGCGTCTGAAATTGAATATGTTGATGCCATTATTATCGGTGGAGGAATTGCTGGAGTTGCGATCGCGGAATTTTTAGCCCGTCACACCAATCTTTCCATTAAGGTACTCGAAAAATCTCCTCAACTGGGTAATTTAGCCTCTGGAAAACTGGAGGGATGGTTTCATACAGGAGCTCTTTATTCAGGTCAAGATGATGCTCAAACCTTTATTAATTGTGTTAATGGGGTTGAAGATTTAATTAACCTTTATAGCCCTTATTTTAGCGAAAAATGTAACATCAATTTAGCCGAAACATCCGAGGGATTTTTTACCCCCCAAATCACCCCTCAACCCCAAGGCTGGTTTAATGATCAACCCGTTTATATTATTCATCCCCAAACTGATGCCCCAGAAATTCAGTCATCCCACCTAAAAAGTGACTCCATCCAGCTTAATATTCAACGAAATCGTGTTTTAGGAAGATTAGAAGCTGCCTATGGTAAACAACACAATTGGCGAGTTAATCATCGCTGTATTGCCCCAACCTATGCTCAAGTTGAGAACTATGAAGGGTTAACTTGTTCTTTAAAAAATTCAACCGAACTTGTCCAAAATCTTTGCCGTAATTTTGATGCTTCCTATGGCATAGAAGCTACTAACTATGACATTATTCAGACCTTGGATTCCTCGATGAATACGAGCGCAATTCTGAGGGATTTGGTAGCTAGTGCACTGTCCCAAGGGGTCATGTTTGAAACTGGAGTAACCATTGATAAATTGCTCATTGATCGCTATGGTCCAATTCGTATTAAAAGTTTATTGTGCCACAGTAACCGAGGGTTAGCAAAACGCCTCAAAGCTAAGTTATTTATTTTTGCAGTCGGTCAAGGATTTGAACCCTTTTTATCGGATTTACAAGTCCGTGCTAGACTCAAAAAAAGTCGCAGTGCCATGGTGGTTGCTTATCCAGCTTTAGTAGATATCAATTTTGTCAGAATGTCTACGAAAAACCGCTTTCATTTTAATCATTTTATTCAGCGACGGGAACGGGGAGATACCCAATTTATTTACTCCATGTTAGCTGATTCTGGTTATGCGAGAGATGGAGCAGAAGAGGAAGTCGATATAGAACCTATTTTAGAGTCAGCAGAACGTTATTTTGGTCAGGATAAATTATATAGCCGTCAACTATTTAGTTATGAATGTGTGAAAACAGAATTTATTAGTGAGGAAGAACAAAAACGACGGTATAGTTATTGGATTGAATCCAGTCCTCAAAGTAACTATCTGTGTGTACTCCCCGGTAAATTTTCCTTTTTTCCAACGGTAGCTTTTCAAGCCTATCAGCGTATAAAAACCTTAATTAATGTTGATGAGTGTTCTCCACCAGAAACGTTTAAATCTAATCCAACGATTGAACACCAAGCAACCGCTTTAGTCGCTGATTCCTATCCGTTACAAATTTTTTCTGAGTCTTTTTATTAG
- a CDS encoding IS607 family transposase — MKDYLLSIKEAAELLAVSTKTIRRWEQQGKIKAIRTAGGHRRFNVSELLGTQNSAKLTIVYARIGKNQSSQDLADQIAILQRFCRENNWTSQVIRDVGGGLNGQNPGLVRLIKLICAKQVKRLILTHKDRLLRIGADLVLTLCEIFGTEVMIINRIEDSLVEEELTEDFNEMITVFKSRLYGSRNSKNAELLTDLQEIARRLG, encoded by the coding sequence ATGAAAGATTACCTACTTTCCATTAAGGAAGCAGCCGAGCTTTTGGCTGTTAGTACAAAGACAATTCGCAGATGGGAACAACAGGGTAAAATCAAAGCGATTAGAACAGCCGGAGGTCATCGCCGTTTCAATGTCAGCGAGTTATTAGGAACTCAAAACAGTGCTAAATTAACCATTGTTTACGCCCGAATCGGTAAAAACCAATCTAGCCAAGATTTAGCCGATCAGATAGCGATTTTACAACGTTTTTGCCGTGAAAACAACTGGACAAGCCAAGTTATCCGAGATGTGGGTGGAGGACTCAATGGACAGAACCCTGGATTAGTTCGCTTAATCAAGCTCATTTGTGCCAAACAAGTTAAACGTCTAATTTTAACCCATAAAGATAGATTACTTCGCATTGGGGCTGATTTAGTTTTGACCCTGTGCGAAATTTTTGGGACTGAAGTTATGATCATTAACAGAATAGAAGATTCTTTAGTCGAAGAAGAGCTCACCGAAGACTTCAACGAAATGATCACGGTATTCAAATCCCGACTCTATGGAAGTCGCAACAGCAAAAATGCTGAACTTCTAACAGATCTTCAAGAAATAGCCAGACGGCTAGGTTAG
- a CDS encoding acetate kinase, translating to MKILILNAGSSSQKSCLYDFKEKNFLDNPVEPIWKADIDWTLATGQGILTVKANGIKQKITLNSDDHHHGIAKMLGTLVEGKTKVIQHLSDISIVGHRVVHGGTDYSEATLITPDVKATIARLIPLAPTHNPSHLEGIEAIEQVLGNIPQVAVFDTAFHSQMPLEASVYPIPYEWLDKGIRRYGFHGTSHKYCAEKASQLLNKPLTHLKLITCHLGNGCSLAAIKNGISIDTTMGFTPLEGLMMGTRSGSIDPAILIYLMREYDFTFEQLNEMLNQESGLKGVSGISADLRAIFEAINQGNDRAQLALDMYLHRLRSQIGSMLASLGGLDALIFTAGIGENAAIVREKACQGFSFLGLKLDLEKNANSPVNIDISTPDSTVRILVIHTQEDWAIAQECCHWLNK from the coding sequence ATGAAAATCTTAATTCTTAATGCAGGATCTAGTAGTCAAAAAAGTTGCTTATATGACTTTAAAGAAAAGAATTTTCTCGATAATCCTGTAGAACCTATTTGGAAAGCAGATATTGATTGGACGCTAGCTACTGGACAAGGCATTTTAACCGTTAAAGCTAATGGAATCAAACAAAAAATAACACTAAACTCTGATGATCATCATCACGGAATTGCCAAAATGCTTGGTACTTTAGTAGAAGGCAAAACAAAGGTTATTCAACACCTATCAGATATTAGTATCGTAGGTCATCGTGTTGTTCATGGGGGAACAGATTACTCTGAGGCAACTTTAATTACCCCAGACGTAAAAGCAACAATTGCTCGTTTAATTCCTTTAGCACCTACCCATAATCCGTCTCATCTTGAAGGAATAGAAGCCATAGAACAGGTGTTAGGAAATATCCCTCAAGTGGCAGTCTTTGATACCGCTTTTCATAGTCAAATGCCATTAGAAGCAAGCGTTTATCCGATTCCCTATGAATGGTTAGATAAGGGGATTCGTCGCTACGGGTTTCATGGAACCAGTCATAAATATTGTGCCGAAAAAGCCTCTCAACTTTTAAATAAACCCCTAACCCATTTAAAATTAATTACCTGTCATTTAGGTAATGGCTGTTCTTTAGCAGCGATTAAAAATGGTATTAGTATCGATACAACCATGGGATTTACTCCCCTAGAAGGGTTGATGATGGGAACCCGTAGCGGTTCGATTGATCCGGCTATTTTAATTTATTTGATGCGAGAGTATGATTTTACATTTGAACAGTTAAATGAAATGCTCAATCAAGAATCAGGACTTAAAGGAGTATCGGGAATTTCTGCTGATTTACGCGCTATTTTTGAAGCGATTAATCAAGGCAATGATCGCGCTCAATTAGCATTAGATATGTATCTCCATCGGTTGCGATCGCAGATTGGCTCAATGTTAGCCTCTTTAGGGGGATTAGATGCTTTAATTTTCACCGCAGGAATCGGAGAAAATGCTGCTATTGTTAGAGAAAAAGCTTGTCAAGGATTCTCATTTTTAGGACTGAAATTAGACCTCGAAAAAAATGCTAATTCTCCTGTTAATATAGATATCTCAACCCCTGATTCAACGGTGAGAATTTTAGTCATTCATACCCAAGAAGATTGGGCAATTGCTCAAGAATGTTGCCATTGGTTGAATAAATAA
- a CDS encoding L-dopachrome tautomerase-related protein, translating into MLPTSLFKLSTALCTSILIMAGLNPLKAESKPISSAVVAQANTTTKPKVGHLELVANLKITPGNITVSRTGRIFASVHGMRRDSAQLIEIFPGENNWKPFPNAQWNAPPGSSKDVLNTAHGVAIDNQDRLWVIDHGNWMPNGQPVAQPKLLAFDINTGEVVFRLDFDALAAPEGQILQDLAVDEQRGFVYVADCGNTPGILVVDINNRKTWRWEGHPSLQSEDIDLVVEGKKLSFRRPDGSLNPARIAVNPITLSADGEMIFYGAMTGTKWYSVPAKLLREQASTETIAQGVKVVGKKPVSDGVSTDAQGNHYITNLPDNAIDVLNSEGKLTRLVQDDRFLWADNVRFGLDSWLYININQLHRAPIFTGQEKDAGQPPYQIFRVWTGTQGQPGR; encoded by the coding sequence ATGTTGCCTACATCACTGTTCAAGCTATCTACGGCTTTGTGTACCTCTATCCTGATTATGGCTGGTCTTAACCCCTTAAAGGCTGAAAGTAAGCCCATTTCATCAGCCGTTGTTGCCCAAGCGAATACCACCACTAAACCCAAAGTCGGTCACTTAGAATTAGTAGCAAATCTGAAGATTACGCCAGGAAATATTACGGTTTCTCGAACGGGACGGATTTTTGCCAGTGTTCACGGAATGCGACGAGATTCAGCCCAGTTAATCGAAATTTTTCCAGGGGAGAATAACTGGAAGCCCTTTCCCAATGCTCAATGGAATGCTCCTCCAGGGAGTAGTAAAGATGTTTTAAACACAGCCCACGGGGTAGCCATTGATAATCAAGATCGTTTGTGGGTGATTGATCACGGAAATTGGATGCCTAATGGTCAACCCGTTGCTCAACCAAAATTGCTGGCTTTTGATATTAACACAGGCGAGGTGGTGTTTCGCCTCGATTTTGACGCTTTAGCTGCTCCAGAAGGTCAAATTTTGCAAGATTTAGCGGTAGATGAGCAGCGCGGTTTTGTCTATGTGGCTGACTGTGGGAATACACCCGGTATTTTGGTGGTGGATATTAACAACCGCAAGACGTGGCGATGGGAAGGACACCCTTCTCTGCAATCGGAGGATATCGACTTGGTTGTGGAAGGGAAAAAATTATCTTTTCGCCGTCCGGATGGTTCGCTCAATCCTGCCCGAATTGCCGTTAACCCGATTACCTTGTCGGCTGATGGTGAGATGATCTTTTATGGGGCGATGACGGGAACTAAATGGTACAGCGTCCCCGCTAAATTGCTCAGAGAACAAGCCTCAACCGAAACCATAGCCCAAGGGGTCAAAGTTGTTGGAAAGAAACCCGTGTCTGATGGAGTTAGCACCGATGCTCAAGGGAACCACTATATTACCAATCTTCCTGATAATGCGATCGATGTTCTCAATTCAGAGGGGAAACTAACCCGTTTGGTTCAAGATGATCGCTTTCTGTGGGCTGATAATGTTCGTTTTGGGCTTGATTCTTGGCTCTATATCAATATTAACCAATTACATCGGGCTCCTATTTTTACCGGACAAGAAAAGGATGCTGGTCAACCACCTTACCAAATTTTTCGGGTTTGGACAGGCACTCAAGGACAACCTGGACGATAA
- a CDS encoding glycosyltransferase, with amino-acid sequence MNESLVPVPTGLLQISESSTRERGDQENALKFSLVLPTYNEAGNIAEIVKILSQLLDGYLPGQYELIVVDDNSPDQTWKLALELTPDYPQLRVMRRVDEKGLSTAVIRGWQVAQGEILGVIDADLQHPPEVLGQLLQEMEKGADLALASRHVEGGGVSEWSIIRRFLSRGAQMLGLLILPEVISRLSDPMSGYFMVRRSAIAGKSLSPVGYKILIEVAARGRIRWIAEAGYVFRERQAGESKVTWKQYIEYIQHLLRLRLSISARFIQFCLVGLSGVVVDMGFLYLLSDPSTLGLPLTRSKIIAAELAIINNFIWNDFWTFGDIARRQPGKRQRLKRLIKFNIICLVGLILNVLLLNVFFNVFNLNRYIANLLAIGLVTFFNFWFNLKLSWRVTEIK; translated from the coding sequence ATGAATGAATCTCTTGTCCCTGTTCCAACGGGACTATTACAAATTTCTGAGTCTTCCACTAGGGAGAGAGGTGATCAAGAGAATGCTCTCAAATTTTCTTTGGTTCTTCCAACTTATAATGAAGCGGGTAACATTGCTGAAATTGTCAAAATTTTAAGTCAGCTACTGGATGGATATCTTCCAGGGCAATACGAGTTAATTGTAGTTGATGATAATAGCCCCGATCAAACCTGGAAATTAGCCCTAGAATTAACTCCAGATTATCCTCAACTGCGAGTCATGCGTCGAGTAGATGAGAAAGGGTTATCTACGGCAGTTATTCGCGGATGGCAAGTAGCGCAAGGTGAAATTTTAGGGGTGATTGATGCGGATTTACAGCATCCTCCCGAAGTTTTAGGGCAATTACTCCAAGAAATGGAAAAAGGGGCTGATTTAGCCCTCGCTAGTCGTCATGTTGAAGGAGGAGGGGTGAGTGAATGGAGTATTATCCGGCGATTTCTCTCCCGTGGAGCACAGATGTTAGGATTACTCATTCTTCCTGAAGTGATTAGTCGTCTGTCTGACCCCATGAGTGGTTATTTTATGGTGCGCCGTAGTGCGATCGCAGGAAAATCTTTGAGTCCCGTAGGGTATAAAATTCTGATTGAGGTGGCCGCACGAGGTCGGATTCGTTGGATTGCAGAAGCAGGTTATGTCTTCCGTGAACGCCAAGCTGGAGAAAGTAAAGTCACTTGGAAGCAATATATAGAATATATTCAACATTTATTGCGTTTAAGGTTATCAATTTCAGCCCGATTTATTCAGTTTTGTTTAGTCGGATTGAGTGGGGTTGTGGTTGATATGGGATTTCTGTATTTATTAAGTGATCCCAGTACCCTAGGATTACCTCTAACCCGCAGTAAAATTATCGCGGCAGAATTAGCGATTATTAATAATTTTATTTGGAATGATTTTTGGACTTTTGGCGATATTGCTCGACGACAACCAGGGAAACGTCAACGCTTGAAAAGACTGATTAAGTTTAATATTATTTGCTTAGTCGGCTTAATTCTTAATGTTTTACTGCTTAATGTATTTTTTAATGTGTTTAACTTAAATCGATATATCGCTAATTTACTTGCTATTGGTTTAGTGACCTTTTTCAATTTTTGGTTTAACTTAAAATTAAGTTGGCGGGTGACAGAAATCAAATAA
- a CDS encoding Uma2 family endonuclease: protein MAIEIETRYYTSEEYLQREATATYKSEYHAGEIIPMTGGTLNHNLIAINFCKLFPLSINQQVYWTLMSDMRLWIPKYQVYTYPDVMIIENKPVYEGKGTTTVTNPLIIVEVLSKSTRDYDKTDKFKFYRSLTDFKEYLLIDQYSYYIEQYVKQDKGEWIFKPYEQKTDNLILSTVDLQIPLLKIYERVDFTLNED, encoded by the coding sequence ATGGCAATAGAAATTGAAACCCGTTATTATACTTCTGAAGAATATCTACAAAGAGAAGCTACTGCAACTTACAAAAGTGAGTATCATGCTGGAGAAATTATTCCGATGACTGGAGGAACGCTTAATCATAATTTAATTGCCATCAATTTCTGCAAATTATTTCCCCTCAGCATTAATCAACAAGTTTATTGGACATTGATGAGTGATATGCGTTTATGGATACCGAAATATCAGGTTTATACTTATCCAGATGTCATGATTATTGAAAATAAACCGGTTTATGAAGGCAAGGGAACAACAACCGTAACGAACCCTTTAATCATTGTTGAAGTCTTATCAAAATCAACCAGAGATTATGACAAAACAGATAAGTTTAAGTTTTATCGTTCTCTGACTGACTTTAAAGAGTATCTTTTGATTGATCAGTATAGTTATTATATTGAGCAGTATGTTAAACAAGACAAGGGGGAATGGATTTTTAAACCCTATGAACAAAAGACGGATAATTTAATCCTTTCAACCGTTGATTTACAAATTCCCCTACTCAAGATTTATGAACGAGTTGATTTTACGTTAAATGAAGATTAA
- a CDS encoding metal ABC transporter ATP-binding protein, with protein MSTEIINLNHVWVKYHQEPVLEDIDLTVYEGDFIGLIGPNGGGKTTLLKLILGLISPYQGEVKIMNRSVARGRQSIGYVPQVLEFDREFPVKVADVVRMGRLGKRRLLQRYNAKDEAIVNHSLEQVGMVQFCDRPIGQLSGGQRQRVYIARALASEPHILLLDEPTASVDSQMKTSIYELLKDINQYMTILLISHDMGAISTYVKTIGCLNRRLFYHGDNQLTPDMIEQTYQCPVELIAHGVPHRVLPEHSCPLHSDD; from the coding sequence ATGTCAACTGAAATTATTAACCTTAATCATGTCTGGGTAAAATACCATCAAGAACCTGTATTAGAAGATATTGATCTAACGGTTTATGAAGGAGATTTTATCGGATTAATTGGACCCAATGGAGGGGGAAAAACCACTTTATTAAAATTAATTTTAGGCTTAATTTCTCCCTATCAAGGAGAAGTGAAAATCATGAATCGTTCGGTTGCCCGTGGACGACAATCCATTGGGTATGTCCCCCAAGTGTTAGAATTTGATCGAGAGTTTCCCGTCAAGGTAGCCGATGTTGTCAGGATGGGAAGGTTAGGAAAACGCCGCTTATTGCAGAGATATAACGCCAAAGACGAAGCAATAGTCAATCATAGCTTAGAACAGGTGGGAATGGTTCAATTTTGCGATCGCCCCATTGGTCAATTGTCAGGCGGTCAGCGTCAACGAGTGTACATTGCCCGCGCCTTAGCGTCAGAACCCCATATTTTGCTGCTGGATGAACCGACGGCAAGTGTTGACTCTCAAATGAAAACCAGTATTTATGAGTTACTTAAAGATATCAATCAATATATGACAATTTTGTTGATATCCCACGATATGGGAGCAATTTCCACCTATGTTAAGACCATAGGCTGTCTCAACCGTCGGCTATTCTATCATGGAGACAATCAGCTAACCCCTGACATGATCGAACAGACCTATCAATGTCCGGTGGAGCTCATCGCCCACGGAGTTCCCCATCGAGTCCTTCCTGAACATTCTTGTCCTCTTCATAGTGATGATTGA
- a CDS encoding glycosyltransferase codes for MRKLYFLVPGTGGKFACGGLWAELKTLNLAQQICPAEVVTYRQREKETLFLDDLLKENSLEDIIFVISWGFDVPKLALKLKDYQVIYHAHSAEYGFRLPSRIPIITVSRNTMGYWGQKSPNALIYYLPNQISDEFTNLNLERDIDVLVQARKSSDYLIKQLIPELQKQCNVFIVDSYVEDLASLFNRAKVYLYDSAEYWAQQRVTEGFGLQPMEALASGCQVFSSVNGGLSDYLDPGFNCYKIAGYSREYDVQRILNVINSSETLSLSPHVLAEYRGENIIKRLEVILQEINLFFDYQPTRCHKIQDLTQWRLTQLFFRKVWKKIRK; via the coding sequence ATGAGAAAGCTCTATTTTTTAGTCCCTGGAACGGGGGGAAAATTCGCTTGTGGAGGGCTTTGGGCGGAACTGAAAACCCTCAACTTGGCTCAACAAATTTGTCCAGCAGAAGTAGTCACTTATCGACAACGGGAAAAAGAGACGCTTTTCCTTGATGATTTGCTTAAAGAAAACAGTTTAGAGGATATTATTTTTGTGATTAGTTGGGGATTTGATGTTCCTAAACTTGCCCTAAAATTAAAAGATTACCAGGTTATTTATCATGCTCATAGTGCAGAGTATGGCTTTCGATTACCGAGTCGTATTCCAATTATAACGGTTAGCCGTAATACGATGGGCTATTGGGGACAAAAATCACCTAATGCGTTGATTTATTATTTGCCTAATCAAATTTCTGATGAGTTTACTAACTTAAATCTTGAACGGGATATTGATGTTTTAGTTCAAGCGAGAAAGTCTTCAGATTATCTGATTAAACAGCTAATTCCTGAGTTACAAAAACAGTGTAATGTCTTTATTGTTGATTCCTATGTGGAAGACTTGGCTAGTTTGTTTAATCGGGCTAAAGTGTATCTGTATGACTCGGCAGAATATTGGGCACAACAACGAGTAACAGAAGGGTTTGGACTGCAACCAATGGAAGCATTAGCCTCTGGTTGTCAGGTTTTTTCTAGTGTAAATGGAGGATTATCGGATTATTTAGATCCGGGGTTTAATTGTTATAAAATTGCCGGGTATTCTAGAGAATATGATGTGCAACGGATTTTAAACGTTATTAATAGTTCAGAAACATTAAGTCTATCTCCTCATGTTTTAGCTGAATATCGTGGAGAGAATATTATTAAACGCTTAGAAGTGATTTTACAAGAGATTAATTTATTCTTTGATTATCAGCCTACTCGTTGTCATAAAATCCAAGATTTAACTCAATGGAGACTCACACAATTATTTTTTAGAAAAGTCTGGAAAAAAATTAGGAAATAG